TCCATCAACAACAATCAAAGCTTCATTTTCACCCGTTAGATTGTTCTCACCTCTTAAGATAATTTTAGTTGAACCTACAGGTCCTGAATTTGAGCGCATTAAGTTGACACCTGCGACTTTACCAGATAGTGCATCCATCCAGTTGTTGGATAATGCCTCTGTAAGTTGTTCCCCTTTCACAGTACTTGCAGCATACCCTAAGGCTTGTTCCTCACGTTTTTATGCCCAGTGCTGTAACAACAACTTCTTCGATAGATTCATCAACTTCCGTTAATTGGATGCTGTAGTTGTCTTTTTCTGCCCTAAAAGTGGTGGCATTATAACCAATCATTTTAATGTTTATCGTTGATCCTTTTAATACAGAACCTTGGAATACACCATTTGAATTGGTAAAGCCAATAGCTTTATTGTTGTTCATGATGTTAGCTCCATTTAAAGGATTTCCTGTCTTTGCATCAACGACTG
The Sphingobacterium daejeonense genome window above contains:
- a CDS encoding TonB-dependent receptor plug domain-containing protein, whose protein sequence is MKGEQLTEALSNNWMDALSGKVAGVNLMRSNSGPVGSTKIILRGENNLTGENEALIVVDGVIINGGVRASFSTRFRQSLWNWI
- a CDS encoding carboxypeptidase-like regulatory domain-containing protein, translated to MKNHFTKISKVGLLLMLGFSYTTHARANLSHFPMSEHSAQEVIDVKITVVDAKTGNPLNGANIMNNNKAIGFTNSNGVFQGSVLKGSTINIKMIGYNATTFRAEKDNYSIQLTEVDESIEEVVVTALGIKT